In Catharus ustulatus isolate bCatUst1 chromosome 29, bCatUst1.pri.v2, whole genome shotgun sequence, the following are encoded in one genomic region:
- the REEP6 gene encoding receptor expression-enhancing protein 6 isoform X1, whose product MGSLQQRLERFLYSPGPIGDLLGQLEARTGVQRLYLASGSVAFLGLYLMFGYGASLLCNIIGFVYPAYVSIKAIESNSKEDDTMWLTYWVVYGVFSVAEFFSDLFLYWFPFYYAGKCVFLVWCMAPVPWNGSQVIYHNVIRPFFLKHHSTVDNVMGDIGTKALDAASTVTREVLRTLANSRARLAAEVAPQPSLPASNQP is encoded by the exons AtgggctccctgcagcagcgCCTGGAGCGCTTCCTCTACAGCCCCGGCCCGATCGGTGACCTGCTGGGTCAGCTGGAAGCCCGTACCGGCGTCCAACGGCTCTACCTGGCCTCAG GCTCCGTGGCTTTCCTGGGGCTGTACCTCATGTTCGGCTATGGCGCTTCCCTGCTCTGCAACATCATCGGCTTCGTCTACCCCGCCTACGTGTC CATCAAAGCCATCGAGAGCAACAGCAAGGAGGATGACACCATGTGGCTCACGTACTGGGTGGTGTACGGCGTCTTCAGCGTCGCCGAGTTCTTCTCCGACCTTTTCCTCTACTGGTTCCCCTTCTACTATGCCGGGAAG TGCGTGTTCCTGGTGTGGTGCATGGCCCCAGTGCCCTGGAACGGCTCCCAGGTCATCTACCACAATGTCATCCGGCCCTTCTTCCTTAAGCACCACAGCACCGTGGACAACGTGATGGGTGACATCGGCACCAAGGCCCTGGATGCCGCCTCCACTGTCACCCGAGAAG TCCTGCGGACTTTGGCCAACAGCAGAGCGCGGCTGGCGGCCGAGGTGGCCCCGCAGCCCAGCCTGCCC GCATCAAACCAGCCCTGA
- the REEP6 gene encoding receptor expression-enhancing protein 6 isoform X2 — MGSLQQRLERFLYSPGPIGDLLGQLEARTGVQRLYLASGSVAFLGLYLMFGYGASLLCNIIGFVYPAYVSIKAIESNSKEDDTMWLTYWVVYGVFSVAEFFSDLFLYWFPFYYAGKCVFLVWCMAPVPWNGSQVIYHNVIRPFFLKHHSTVDNVMGDIGTKALDAASTVTREGIKPALNLQKAK, encoded by the exons AtgggctccctgcagcagcgCCTGGAGCGCTTCCTCTACAGCCCCGGCCCGATCGGTGACCTGCTGGGTCAGCTGGAAGCCCGTACCGGCGTCCAACGGCTCTACCTGGCCTCAG GCTCCGTGGCTTTCCTGGGGCTGTACCTCATGTTCGGCTATGGCGCTTCCCTGCTCTGCAACATCATCGGCTTCGTCTACCCCGCCTACGTGTC CATCAAAGCCATCGAGAGCAACAGCAAGGAGGATGACACCATGTGGCTCACGTACTGGGTGGTGTACGGCGTCTTCAGCGTCGCCGAGTTCTTCTCCGACCTTTTCCTCTACTGGTTCCCCTTCTACTATGCCGGGAAG TGCGTGTTCCTGGTGTGGTGCATGGCCCCAGTGCCCTGGAACGGCTCCCAGGTCATCTACCACAATGTCATCCGGCCCTTCTTCCTTAAGCACCACAGCACCGTGGACAACGTGATGGGTGACATCGGCACCAAGGCCCTGGATGCCGCCTCCACTGTCACCCGAGAAG GCATCAAACCAGCCCTGAACCTGCAGAAGGCGAAGTAA